Proteins encoded in a region of the Schistocerca serialis cubense isolate TAMUIC-IGC-003099 chromosome 6, iqSchSeri2.2, whole genome shotgun sequence genome:
- the LOC126484953 gene encoding piggyBac transposable element-derived protein 3-like — MKDIEEVDTSCNAVFSDPPGDELTPLQYFRTMCSDDIIQKLVDQCNLYCTQKTSASLDTNVREIEKYIRINTLAGVVKMLSYRIYWAEATIFSPIADPMPRNRFDKLRNYLHVNDNTKMKQREDPDYDKLFRERPFVEKIKQGFSIIEPEEYHSVDELIMPFKGHSSLKHYVKSKPQKWGINVFARAGDSEIVYDFEIYRGKGTVHNDTGLGISGDIVIRLVEGLPKYKNFKVFTDNRFTSYNLISALKNAFWLLELLDPQDCNLKADSELKKQA; from the coding sequence ATGAAGGACATTGAAGAAGTGGACACATCATGTAATGCAGTTTTTTCTGACCCTCCAGGAGATGAACTGACACCTTTGCAGTATTTCAGAACAATGTGTAGTGATGACATTATCCAGAAGCTAGTCGATCAATGTAATCTATACTGCACACAGAAAACAAGTGCATCTTTAGATACAAATGTTCGTGAAATAGAAAAGTATATAAGGATAAACACCCTAGCAGGTGTAGTGAAAATGCTTAGTTACAGAATTTACTGGGCAGAGGCTACAATATTTTCTCCAATAGCTGACCCAATGCCTAGAAATAGGTTTGATAAGCtaagaaattatttacatgtgaatgACAACACTAAAATGAAACAAAGAGAGGACCCTGATTATGACAAGCTGTTCAGGGAGAGACCATTTGTTGAGAAAATCAAACAAGGTTTTTCAATTATTGAACCTGAGGAATATCATTCAGTGGATGAATTAATCATGCCTTTCAAAGGTCATTCATCcttgaaacattatgtaaaaaGCAAACCACAGAAGTGGGGTATAAACGTTTTTGCCCGTGCTGGAGATAGTGAAATTGTGTACGATTTTGAAATATACCGAGGGAAAGGAACTGTACATAATGATACTGGTCTTGGTATAAGTGGTGATATTGTGATAAGGCTTGTGGAAGGActgccaaaatataaaaattttaaagtgtttacAGACAATCGGTTCACCTCTTACAATCTTATTTCTGCCCTGAAAAACGCATTTTGGCTGTTGGAACTGTTAGACCCACAAGACTGCAATCTAAAAGCAGACAGTGAGCTGAAAAAGCAGGCATGA